The Plutella xylostella chromosome 21, ilPluXylo3.1, whole genome shotgun sequence DNA window tgagtgcgtgttttttttttaactaaaaatgaaaattttgatcaaattctaaattaaatgtttatataataggggtcatttggtgttgactttttgctacttggacttattcattgctcgtaagtgtagtaggtacctactactctatagacctattacagacatatttttcatcaagttttgaattcaccgtagttgtcttttatgaatgaaCACCCTCTTCTGAGATAATTTCTACTACATAttaacaacagttctacagtttaatatcaAATTACTTTTTACCTGTacggtgtaaacaaaaaacacgttacgaaaacaatgccaagtgcggaattatgatgcaatgtttagaaagcaatagacttattactatttcgcatgaaagaaagagagagcaacaattcaaaacggctacctggtaactaatcacgtatagtttcaagtgctcgtaTTGCCctttggcacttgaaaatatacacgattagtacgcagtggtaactgctgcagtatattttcaagccataattttggcctaacttacttgaaaatatacgcgattagtgcgtaatggccttgtatactttcaagtaaatcatggcaccatttcaatttgaaaatatacgcgagcagtcccaccctctgcgttctggccttgtatagtttcaaaacacgcggcTATATGTCGTGTGTGACTAAGTCAGTTAGTCAAggcatagagaaaataaactacGAGTGAAGGAGGAAAGGAGTCAagtgtatagtgccacaaacttatctgttccggtgagagcgaactaaattggtccatataatctatgtcaatatgaaattcattagtaataataataataataataataaactttatttcaaaaattttaCACAAAAAGTACCacaataatagtttttttttttttttttttttaagattttattatcactccacagactttatgtccgtgcctttttgagagatcaatatattgtgagagtttggttgttttttgtcttcatcttttaactactcactactcaatcttttatatatatacctatatattattaataattttttttttttttttgcactcctggaggaaaatctacacagacacctgggaaggggacccaggtagtgtcggcctttaaccgactaaaaacccccagttgtgcatttcttgttttttttttttttttttttttttttctttctttgtttcacacagtcacacttacaattataatggcaacaaacatttgaagggtagggccagtgtcagctgtcttcagagaacttacTTAAGTTCACAATAATAGTTACAATGGGaggttttcaaccatagacaacgtCCATAGACAAAACCCgacaatagatggcgctagtaaatcTTCATACTGAACAGgactgcatatttttttatagccggcatggattcgagtcctttcagccaatacaaaaatcCATGTTTATTCCACAGAATAATACTATGATTAAATAGTTTGCCTACAAGTTGCATATTAGGCAAATATTGCCAAATACAAATGATTTCGTAGCATAACTGGTATTTGTTGAGAACGTgcaaactaataataataaattgctgttatatgtagttatacataatattaagtgtgaACTAGTTGAGATCATCTGCATCCTCTGTCCATGTCCGAGGTGCGACCGCCGTGTGTAAGTATCTTAATTATTCTGAGGCACGTTGGAAGTAATGATTTCTCTATGGTAGAGCAGACATTAGTAGGTgggtacagtgccacaaacttatctgttccggtgacagctcacagaAATTACTAATATtccttaattctataagattttaagtttgctcgtattgttaattcactcttgcggtgttaataaacccatctaatcttttataatatacaattcaatagtaagtaactaatgagatatggatcaatttagttcgctctcaccggaacagataagtttgtggcactgtacttaGTTTTCTCTACCCACACCACAAAACTAAAGTTTTCCGACTCTCTGAATAGCATTTATAGTAGATATGTCGTCGTGTTGTATTGTAGCTTACTGTAGAGAAAGGGGGGTGCACAAAATTCCACAAAACGAAACAAGACGGGCAAAATGGATGGAAGCATTAAAAGAATTAAAGCCTggattaaacataaaaaagcatTCAAGAATATGCCCCGGCCACTTCAAACCATCAGACTACCTCTTAGGtaatactacttacttattcttgctcattcagtaggtaggtaattaaaacaaactttttaatatttttttaataattgtaatggCAAGCAAGGGTCCAGGGGGAGTGCAAAGGTCGGTCGGGTATAGAAGTCACAAAAGTCCAAAAGAATAGCCAGAGTCGTCGAAATTATCACAAAACACAGCACCGGAGACATTCGCGTAGCTACAAGAGAAACCGAATGACATAACATTTGTTTTGTAGTAGGTCTGTGACATTTGTCATCTCCGTTTCCTCAGAAGAATGTAGCTCACTACTAAAAACGACAGGCCGaatgccatctattggtcgattttggaactactggaaaatctcccattgcTAGAATGAACTTATATTATagaagtataataaattacttaataattaatttaatcatgTAAATATTCCTTGTAACAATAAGGTTTTTAGATAATCACATAATGTAATAGTCCGTATGCGGTAATCCTCTGATGTCTAAACTAGGGAAACCCTGTAATATAGACATCAGTGACTTTCTCAGAAATAATCAATGATGCAGTTATCTATCAGATGTTCACACTcttaaacaattaattaaacaaTGTACATTCAGTAAAGTAGCAATAACAGttgataataatgaaattgtaatgagtacagtaagtaatgaggtatggaccaatttagttcgctctcaccggaacagataagtttgtggcactatatctCCTTTATCCTAAGTTGTTCTGTGAAAAGTCGGCCATCCACGATCAAATCCGTCGTACAAGTCCAACAATCCGTACGCAGCTGTGCCGTGTCGTGTCATAGACTATGTAGAGAGTATTTTAAAGCCTGGCAACAATGATGTGTCAATGTCAATAGTACTCAAGATTCACTGTCAGCTGTCACTGTGTTGTCAAAATCAGCTGTGCtgtgtgtgtaaataaataaaaatgcaaaataaaactttagaTTCCCTCTACGAAACAATCGagagaaaatattatatcttAGAGGGCCTATGTAGCAAAATAATTGAATACCATGGCTCATTCGACAAACAGAtatcaaaaaatattgcagCGGCCAGTATACAGACGAGGTATGTACTAACTTTTGTAAACTTACCTGACTAAAAATGATTAATATGATCAAAGGTCGTTATTTATCTTAGTTTGCTTTACGTTTCAGGCCGTCGAGCTCAAATGGAGTATGGTGCTGCGCTCTCTTGCCGGTTATCCTGGTTCTGTTTAACACACTGTATCATGTGCCGACTGCCTACAGTCTCACTGCATACATTTCTTTaggattattatttaattccgCTCTTTTCATGCTATTCCTGTCAATATCATGCAGGGTAATAAAAGAGAATATATATGGAGGATCGCTTGCATGCGGAATATTGTCTTCTTTGCTAGTTTACACTTTATTAGACCAAAGTgagtatttatttcattttatgtattttcatttaatttaacagtaaataaataattaaccaggtaggttaggtatcaactaaattattagttatcattatcatcatcagcctatttTATAGTCCACTGTTGAGCATAGGCCACCATATCCAGAAGGTTGAAGGTTAGgtcatatataatattttatttaggtactggCTGCACTAAACAGGTGATTGGGGAAGGAGGAAGGAAtgcaacaataataattcctTCTTTTCCCATGGCCTTACACCTACAATAactaaattacttaatttgatttttattGGTTTCAGATCTATTTATCTCAATGGCAATAACATTACCACCTATAATGGCTCTCTACTATTTGATAAGATTTGTTCTGAAGAATTTTCCGTCCACTTTCACTCTTGGTGAAGCTTTAATTGTAATACAAGgattcattttatttgtatccTTATCGATTGGAAAACTAGTCTTAACAGATAAAGTAAATCCAGATATTGATATTGTGGACACCACAAtttatgtaagttagttaCCATCACCTTTTCAGAAGTACTGTAACTTTATGCATATCTTTCcagttttgtaaaaaaataatattgtatttttcagaTAGGGTTGACAACTGTAGCAGCTGGTATAACTATAATGGCAAAACTACCAAAAGAGAGTCACACATCTAGCAAATTGCTGCAAGTGACTGCCTCAGTCTGTTTACTGGCAGCCCTAGTGCTGCATATTGTGCTGGGCCCAACTATTCTTATGAGGTTGTTCAgctacatatttgatgacttcAATAAAGTAAGTTGCAAGTTGTATTATcttagtaaattataattttatacttaacgCATCTATTGACAATACCAGCAGGCTATGCTAAATGCCAGAAGGCACAGGCGTCGCCAATTTACCTAATTTATTGGTTTCTTTATGAGCATGTCTTACACCTAAACTTATTACAGATCTTTCCTGGCATTTACTAGGCTAAAACACTATAGCTGTGGtgctatatttataataaagcCTAAGATTTCCTGTTCCAGATCAAACTCCTCCTATTCTGGCTGATGATGGTATTCCTAGCCATCTACCTGGTCACAGTGTCCCCAACCAGTACCAAGGCCGACACTGTAGCAAGAAAGTCCTTCCACATTGTTGCCTCACTGGTATTCATACCAGGGATACTTTGTGATGTTCAATTCATGAAGTTGGCTTCTGGAGTGGCCTTAGGGCTCCTGATTACGTTGGAGGCCTTGAGGAAATCCGGGATTGAACCCTACTCTTCTGCTTTGCAGTCAGCCTTCCAAGTTTATGCTGATGAGAAGGTAAgctttaggtacctactctggTTTTCTCTACTCTGAGTATTTATATGTACGTGTTCATATTTGGTTCATATGGTGAAAAACATGTCCATAAAACGCACGCATATAAAGAAACAACATGAAAATGTCGGACGGACACGTAGTTACTATCTCATATTATTCGTAGGTTCATCAGCATTCTCGTTagagaagtaggtacttagtagaTCGATCAGTATTTTAAACCCATTTACGACCTTCTGTATCGACAGCGTAAAATAGATATCACTTCGCGTAACATCTTATCTTCATATTTACTCCTTTCTACTTATGTACCAAGGCCaccattaaaatattattcatttatCTACCTCTACTATCCTGCGTAGTCGCTCTCAGGGTAGGATAGAGGCCAGTGGGGACTTCTTGTGTctgaggccaagatccactttGGGCCGCTGAtccagcggagtaagtaagtatctacCTGTACTAATACATCTCGTGTCATCCTCTCCAGGACGCAGGTTCATTCGCCATGACGCCTATCTACCTGTTCGTGGGGCTAGCCTGCCCGCTGGTGCTGGTGCCGCAGTATGAAGGGCATCAGCTGGTGCTGCTCAGCGGAGTGCTGTCTATAGGCGTGGGGGACACTGCCGCTAGCTGGTACGGCAGTCGGTATGGGGTTACGAAGATTTTGGGTAAGATAGctaacctatatttttttagttttagtccCCTCCCAAGGAACTCCACAACTCTATACTTGGTTACCTGCCTTTTTTAGTTTGGTCTATCCAGccgttcattttattttattatattctactatgtatttctaaatatttgaattaattcTTATTTGCCTTGGCTGAGATAATACAACTACAATTTTAAAAAGGTGTATGGTTATTTTCCGCAggtacaaataaaactaaagaaGGTGCTTACGCGAATATTCTGGCACAGATAGCGACAGTTGTTGTATTACGATATCTAGGTAACTATAACTTTGGACTTTAATAAGGCATAGTAGCTGCATGTTGTACTAATTTCCTAGAACTAAACAAGTTAACAAACTCTATTGTATCTTTTCAGGATACTTGATGACAGCCTCTGCCATCGCCACTATGATCAGAGTAGCTTTTGTAGCCACTATATCAGGACTAGTTGAAGCCACGACCGACCAAGTGGACAATCTTATACTACCTCTAGTTTCGATCATAGCATTCCAACTAACATGGTTTTTAGAATAAATTCTAGTGCATTTTATAGTCTACATCGATTTCGTGATATGTGCCAAGCAGtcaaaatttatagttataatttattagtaagtgAACATTTTATacccttttatatttttgataacATAAATGAATGCATTCCATTTTATACACCAAAGACtacaattttaatgtaaataaaatcatttgtATGAGAGTTGAAATctgtataattaagtaaatgtataaattaacGGTGGTTATTGTATTAAACTTTGTACAAGTATAAAAAGAGATCATTATTTTGAACATAGGTAATGAGATTTTAgtgaaattaaatgatttcCCCTTTTATTACACCATTTTGTTCTTCATTGGTTTCAGTCTTAATTTCAGCATTCTCATCAACAACATTTTCTTCCTTAATATCTAGTTTGATTACTTTagatttatcatcatcagtgtttatttcattttgtaaATCAATACTATTTCTTTTAGATTTTATCAATATTCGTTTCTTCTTTACTCCTTTACATTTGGCTTTGAATTGTTTTTCTAAAGCTAGAACATCTTTTCTCTCTATAGTCCAGTTCACTACTGTATTCTCAGCAATATGCATTGGGTTTTCTGCCTCTGAATATTCAGGTATTTCTAGTCCAAGTATATTCATAACTTTCTCAAGTATATCATCCACATAATAGTTTATAATCAGATCTGCTTTGTTGTCCTGTAAATGaatagttaatttaattacatactACTAATAACTTatgaacaaatatttgtaattaagTAATTCTAGAAATTATTGAATACATTATCGAGTTATTTCTTGacgaataattaattaaaaatgcatttttttggaAAGCAGCTACTTTAGCAGGAGTCTTCTGCAAATTACCTGTTTTGTTGGTTGTAAGTTGCAAATAACTAATTTCCCCCCATATTTGACCGTTTTTAGAGGCAAGTTTCCACTTGGAACTATCTGCAGTGTTGTCCCCAGGCATAGGCTCAAGTCCGCTATACTGaaatcaattaattaatttataaataaagtaattcaTAAAACAGTGAAGtgaaattcatattttttttaacaaacagATTTGCAATTCACAAACGTTTTCTCACCTAGAATGCCACTCAGCCATCAACAGATCATTTTCAGGCAGACTGTGCTCCCAGTCTAGTACCCCATCGTAAAGCCGTCCCCGACACGGGCGTCCCCCCACCAGTTCTGCTGCACAAGGCACTCCACTGCACTTCTTTCCTACTGTCTCCACTGGTGCACTTCGGATGTACTGCCTGAAATTTATTGTACAACTTGATTTAGATTGCATgcttaaaataatacatacaaacagtcAAATTGAgaaactgtttatttttttaagttagcTAATAAGTGAGCAATATTGCATATCCACAGGTTTGACATATTCAATTTAGATTTATCATGATTATTACCTTTTACAAACATTGCATTCATCAATGAACATGTTGCCATGCAACTCAGCCAAGTATTTTCTTGGAAGACCAGACTTCAAATGCAATCCATCTATATTCTGGCTAACAATATAGTGCACCTTCTTACATTCCACTAATTTCTTCAGAATCATATGAGTCTTTGTTGGCTTAGCATCAGTGAAAGAGACATTTATATTAGGTCTTTTCCCATCTCTTTCTAATGTCCAAACACCATTGGGGCCTctgaaacataggtacatatttttactgaTATAAACAAGATACAATCAAATAAAGGTATGTTAAAAATTACCAGcttgtataatatttaccGAAAATCTGGAATGCCTGCCGACGTACTTATGCCAGCACCTGTATGCACCACTACGTGCTTGCTTTGGGTCAAGAGTTGGGCAAGTAGCTCACATTTTTTGCTGAACTTCTCAGGCGAATCAAATTTCTGGGAAAGTCGGGATAAAGGTATATATCTCTTTTAAAGTCAATTGTATTGTTACAGCGATAGTGTATGGTCTTTTAGGTGGACTAATACTAAAGAGCTTGGTTTCTAATACTATAGAGACTGAATACCAACAAATCAAACTTACCTCTGGTAAACCCAGAACTCCTTTGTTTTCATAGGGCGAAAGGCCCTCTGCATAATTACAAGACATAATTATTCAAACATAGATCATACGAAATATAATTTCAGTTAAATATTTCTCagttttacataaaaacataaaactgtTTGTAAGTCTGAGACTGATTTGAGGTTACAAAAaggaaacaaaacaaatcaaaCAAGACCATAGACGAGGAGATGTCTGACATAGTGTTTTTTCTGTGCCATAGACTAGCTAAAGTTCACAGACAAAAAATTAGGTGGCGCGGggtcgttattattctgaggacTCCTAGCGGCAACTTTACATGTTCCTTGCTTCAATGTCTCAGCCAATGCGaatatagataaaatattgataaaataaataaatataaaaaaatccgTCAATCATTCGGAAAGACGCCTTTATAGCAAAAGGAGCGTTTGTCAGATTGTCAGTGGCCGCTTTTCAACAGTTCTCTATAGACGCTATAGACTAAAGACATAATCTGTGGttcgattaaaaaaaaactttcttcTTTATGGTTCGTTTATGTTGAAAATTTGTTTTCACGTAAactaatttagattttgttgaATTTTAGGGGAATCTTCCTATTTTTGATTCAAATACACAAATCTAAAACGCTACTATGAATCGTAGAAGGCACGAAGAAGAAGATGGCTatggtaattttataaataaaatctcttgtttttaggttat harbors:
- the LOC105382800 gene encoding dolichol kinase, coding for MQNKTLDSLYETIERKYYILEGLCSKIIEYHGSFDKQISKNIAAASIQTRPSSSNGVWCCALLPVILVLFNTLYHVPTAYSLTAYISLGLLFNSALFMLFLSISCRVIKENIYGGSLACGILSSLLVYTLLDQNLFISMAITLPPIMALYYLIRFVLKNFPSTFTLGEALIVIQGFILFVSLSIGKLVLTDKVNPDIDIVDTTIYIGLTTVAAGITIMAKLPKESHTSSKLLQVTASVCLLAALVLHIVLGPTILMRLFSYIFDDFNKIKLLLFWLMMVFLAIYLVTVSPTSTKADTVARKSFHIVASLVFIPGILCDVQFMKLASGVALGLLITLEALRKSGIEPYSSALQSAFQVYADEKDAGSFAMTPIYLFVGLACPLVLVPQYEGHQLVLLSGVLSIGVGDTAASWYGSRYGVTKILGTNKTKEGAYANILAQIATVVVLRYLGYLMTASAIATMIRVAFVATISGLVEATTDQVDNLILPLVSIIAFQLTWFLE
- the LOC105382799 gene encoding NAD-dependent protein deacetylase Sirt6, translated to MSCNYAEGLSPYENKGVLGLPEKFDSPEKFSKKCELLAQLLTQSKHVVVHTGAGISTSAGIPDFRGPNGVWTLERDGKRPNINVSFTDAKPTKTHMILKKLVECKKVHYIVSQNIDGLHLKSGLPRKYLAELHGNMFIDECNVCKRQYIRSAPVETVGKKCSGVPCAAELVGGRPCRGRLYDGVLDWEHSLPENDLLMAEWHSSIADLSLCLGTTLQIVPSGNLPLKTVKYGGKLVICNLQPTKQDNKADLIINYYVDDILEKVMNILGLEIPEYSEAENPMHIAENTVVNWTIERKDVLALEKQFKAKCKGVKKKRILIKSKRNSIDLQNEINTDDDKSKVIKLDIKEENVVDENAEIKTETNEEQNGVIKGEII